The following are encoded together in the Anaerostipes caccae L1-92 genome:
- a CDS encoding AbrB/MazE/SpoVT family DNA-binding domain-containing protein has translation MKCTGVVRKLDELGRITLPIELRRNLGVGDKDPLEIFVDEDTILLKKYQPADIFTGEMEDLIDYKGKKVSRESVLKLAEKAGLKISE, from the coding sequence ATGAAATGTACAGGTGTTGTGAGAAAACTCGATGAATTGGGGCGTATTACCTTACCAATCGAACTGAGGAGAAATTTAGGTGTGGGAGATAAAGATCCCCTGGAGATTTTTGTAGATGAGGATACAATTCTGCTTAAGAAGTATCAGCCGGCAGACATCTTTACCGGGGAGATGGAGGATCTCATTGATTACAAAGGAAAGAAAGTATCCAGGGAATCAGTTCTGAAGTTAGCCGAGAAAGCTGGTCTTAAGATCTCAGAATAA